The Streptomyces sp. NL15-2K genome contains a region encoding:
- a CDS encoding helix-turn-helix transcriptional regulator, protein MVRRKDIDGSMSVPTFYGKELRWKREAAGLSLEGLLEGSFFGKTYLSDIERGERRMPVELARHVDRVLGTDGFFERHCEDVRKARRGPHAAYFEKVLEAEKHAEAIEEWCPITFPGLLQTAPYARTLVRSAHPAASDEWVEEKVTARLARARLFEDDHSTPEYWAILRESLITEPILPPLEMAEQLDQIVELAERRRITPQIVPRTCGPYPLMAASVKVMTFPDAPPLIYIEASYSGDTIDDPALVKQYRKAYDRLRAVALSPEASLAMIKAAAEDYRNGKQPDRLE, encoded by the coding sequence GTGGTACGGCGCAAGGACATCGACGGCTCGATGAGCGTTCCGACGTTCTACGGCAAGGAGTTGCGGTGGAAGCGGGAGGCGGCGGGGTTGTCGTTGGAGGGGTTGCTGGAGGGGAGCTTCTTCGGCAAGACGTATCTCAGCGACATCGAGCGCGGGGAGCGCAGGATGCCGGTGGAGTTGGCCCGGCATGTGGATCGGGTGCTGGGGACGGACGGGTTCTTCGAGCGACATTGTGAGGATGTGCGGAAGGCTCGGCGGGGGCCGCACGCCGCGTACTTCGAGAAGGTCCTGGAGGCGGAGAAGCACGCGGAGGCCATTGAGGAGTGGTGCCCCATCACCTTCCCTGGGCTGCTCCAGACAGCCCCGTACGCGCGGACGCTGGTCCGGTCGGCTCACCCGGCGGCCTCCGACGAGTGGGTCGAGGAGAAGGTGACGGCCCGTCTCGCCCGCGCCCGCCTCTTCGAGGACGACCACTCCACCCCGGAGTACTGGGCGATCCTGCGCGAGTCGCTCATCACCGAGCCGATCCTCCCGCCGCTGGAGATGGCCGAACAACTCGACCAAATCGTGGAGTTGGCCGAGCGGCGCCGGATCACTCCGCAGATCGTTCCGCGAACGTGCGGCCCGTATCCCCTGATGGCCGCTTCCGTCAAGGTCATGACCTTTCCAGACGCACCGCCGCTGATCTACATCGAGGCGTCGTACAGCGGGGACACCATCGACGATCCGGCCCTCGTGAAGCAGTACCGCAAGGCATACGATCGGCTCAGGGCCGTCGCACTGTCACCGGAGGCGTCCCTGGCCATGATCAAGGCAGCGGCAGAGGATTACCGAAATGGCAAGCAACCGGATCGACTTGAGTGA
- a CDS encoding DUF397 domain-containing protein — MASNRIDLSDALWFKSSYSNGDGGDCVEIAGDFPGAALWRKSSYSNGDGGNCVEVADGLPGLVPVRDSKAPERPALLLTAHAWAPFVAALKADDLPA; from the coding sequence ATGGCAAGCAACCGGATCGACTTGAGTGACGCGCTCTGGTTCAAGAGCAGCTACAGCAACGGTGACGGCGGGGATTGCGTCGAGATCGCGGGCGACTTCCCCGGCGCCGCCCTCTGGCGCAAGTCGAGCTACAGCAACGGCGACGGCGGCAACTGCGTCGAGGTAGCCGACGGCCTCCCCGGCCTCGTCCCCGTCCGTGACTCCAAGGCCCCCGAACGCCCCGCCCTCCTCCTCACCGCCCACGCCTGGGCCCCCTTCGTCGCGGCGCTCAAGGCGGACGACCTGCCCGCCTGA
- a CDS encoding antibiotic biosynthesis monooxygenase, whose product MTTQTVEYIRYRIPEEQSAEFLSAYTRAAAQLAAAPQCVDYELARCEEDFEHFILRITWTSSEDHLEGFRKSELFTDFLAEIRPYVASIQEMRHYKPTTVRGTGAAVPTLYDWAGGAEAFARLTSVFYDKVLADELLAPVFAGLAPEHAQHVALWMAEVFGGPPGYSETQGGHGHMVAKHMGRGITEPQRRRWVNLIQDAADEAGLPTDAEFRSAFLAYVEWGTRLAVHFSGPDAKPPVEQPVPRWNWGAAPPYQG is encoded by the coding sequence ATGACGACTCAGACGGTCGAGTACATCCGGTACCGCATCCCCGAAGAGCAGTCGGCGGAGTTCCTCTCCGCCTACACCCGCGCCGCCGCCCAGCTGGCGGCGGCACCGCAGTGCGTCGACTATGAGCTGGCCCGCTGCGAGGAGGACTTCGAGCACTTCATCCTGCGTATCACCTGGACCTCCTCCGAGGACCACCTCGAAGGCTTCCGCAAGTCCGAGCTGTTCACCGACTTCCTGGCCGAGATCCGCCCGTACGTCGCCAGCATCCAGGAGATGCGCCACTACAAGCCGACGACCGTGCGCGGAACCGGCGCGGCCGTCCCCACGCTGTACGACTGGGCGGGCGGCGCGGAGGCCTTCGCCCGCCTCACGTCGGTCTTCTACGACAAGGTCCTCGCGGACGAGCTCCTGGCGCCGGTGTTCGCGGGGCTCGCCCCCGAGCACGCCCAGCACGTGGCCCTGTGGATGGCCGAGGTCTTCGGCGGTCCGCCCGGCTACTCCGAGACGCAGGGCGGCCACGGCCACATGGTCGCCAAGCACATGGGCAGGGGCATCACCGAGCCCCAGCGCCGCCGCTGGGTGAATCTGATCCAGGACGCGGCGGACGAGGCGGGCCTGCCCACGGACGCCGAGTTCCGCTCGGCCTTCCTCGCCTACGTGGAGTGGGGCACGCGGCTGGCCGTCCACTTCTCCGGCCCGGACGCGAAGCCGCCGGTGGAGCAGCCGGTGCCCAGGTGGAACTGGGGTGCGGCACCGCCGTACCAGGGCTGA
- a CDS encoding helix-turn-helix transcriptional regulator — translation MDEQPETVPEPAGGLDRRAELSEFLRTRRARLKPEDVGLPDFGRHRRVPGLRREELAQLAGVSVAYYTRLEQGNGRNVSAEVLDSIARALRLTDAEHAHLMHLAKPKQHKKKQAVRTQQVRGPLRQLLDMMDGFPAYVSGRRSDILAWNRMAAAVFGDWSELPPQDRNWARLVFLRPEYRDLYVEWDQKASDMVSYLRMDAGCHPDDPRLSALVGELSVKSEEFRQLWATHDVKEKGYGVKRIRHPLVGEMTLNFESFRLPDDSEQTLITYHAEPGSPSAEALRLLASWGADATRAGTGASSR, via the coding sequence ATGGACGAACAGCCCGAAACCGTGCCGGAGCCCGCCGGCGGCCTGGACCGGCGTGCCGAGCTCAGCGAGTTCCTGCGCACCCGGCGCGCCCGGTTGAAGCCGGAGGACGTGGGGCTGCCCGACTTCGGGCGGCACCGGCGGGTGCCGGGGCTGCGTCGGGAGGAGCTGGCGCAGCTGGCCGGGGTGTCCGTGGCGTACTACACGCGTCTGGAGCAGGGCAACGGGCGGAACGTGTCGGCGGAGGTCCTCGACTCCATCGCCCGCGCGCTGCGGCTGACCGATGCCGAGCATGCCCACCTCATGCATCTCGCGAAGCCGAAGCAGCACAAGAAGAAGCAGGCGGTACGGACCCAGCAGGTGCGGGGTCCGCTGCGGCAGCTGCTGGACATGATGGACGGCTTCCCGGCGTACGTCTCGGGCCGGCGATCTGACATCCTCGCCTGGAACCGGATGGCCGCGGCGGTGTTCGGCGACTGGTCGGAGCTGCCGCCGCAGGACCGGAACTGGGCGCGGCTGGTCTTCCTGAGGCCGGAATACCGCGACCTGTATGTGGAGTGGGACCAGAAGGCGTCCGACATGGTCAGCTACCTGCGCATGGACGCCGGCTGCCACCCCGACGACCCGCGCCTGTCCGCACTGGTCGGCGAGCTCTCCGTCAAGAGCGAGGAGTTCCGGCAGCTGTGGGCCACGCATGACGTCAAGGAGAAGGGCTACGGCGTCAAGCGCATCCGGCACCCCCTGGTCGGGGAGATGACCTTGAACTTCGAGTCGTTCCGCCTCCCCGACGACAGCGAGCAGACCCTGATCACGTACCACGCCGAGCCGGGATCGCCGTCGGCGGAGGCGTTGCGCCTGCTGGCGAGCTGGGGCGCGGACGCGACGCGGGCGGGAACCGGGGCCTCGTCACGCTGA
- a CDS encoding NAD(P)-dependent alcohol dehydrogenase — protein MTTVAAYAAPAAKAPLERTTIERRAVREFDVLIDIKFAGICHSDIHQAREGWGEAIFPMVPGHEIAGIVSEVGPGVTKFKVGDRVGVGCLVDSCRECDNCKAGLEQYCTGGSVGTYNALGKDGEPTYGGYSEKIVVDQAFVVRIPDGLSLDVAAPLLCAGITTYSPLKHWNAGPGKKVAVLGMGGLGHMGVKIAHALGAEVTVLSQSLRKQDDGFKLGADHYYATSDPKTFEELRGTFDLILSTVSAPLDLDAFLSLLKTDGAFVNVGAPEEPVKLNLFSVIGGRKTLAGSNIGGIQETQDMLDFCAEHGFGAEIELISASEINEAYERVLNSDVRYRFVIDTATI, from the coding sequence ATGACCACTGTCGCCGCATACGCCGCACCCGCCGCCAAGGCTCCCCTGGAGCGCACCACCATCGAGCGTCGTGCGGTCCGCGAGTTCGATGTGCTGATCGACATCAAGTTCGCCGGCATCTGCCACTCCGACATCCACCAGGCCCGGGAAGGCTGGGGCGAGGCGATCTTCCCGATGGTCCCGGGGCACGAGATCGCGGGCATAGTCTCCGAGGTCGGCCCGGGTGTCACCAAGTTCAAGGTCGGCGACCGGGTGGGTGTCGGCTGCCTGGTCGACTCCTGCCGCGAGTGCGACAACTGCAAGGCCGGTCTGGAGCAGTACTGCACCGGCGGCAGCGTGGGCACGTACAACGCCCTCGGCAAGGACGGCGAGCCCACCTACGGCGGCTACTCCGAGAAGATCGTCGTCGACCAGGCCTTCGTCGTCCGCATCCCCGACGGCCTGTCGCTGGACGTCGCCGCGCCGCTCCTCTGCGCCGGCATCACCACGTACTCCCCGCTGAAGCACTGGAACGCCGGCCCCGGCAAGAAGGTCGCCGTCCTCGGCATGGGCGGCCTCGGCCACATGGGCGTCAAGATCGCGCACGCGCTCGGCGCCGAGGTCACGGTCCTCTCCCAGTCCCTCCGCAAGCAGGACGACGGCTTCAAGCTGGGCGCCGACCACTACTACGCCACCAGCGACCCGAAGACCTTCGAGGAGCTGCGGGGAACCTTCGACCTGATCCTGTCGACCGTCTCCGCCCCCCTGGACCTGGACGCGTTCCTGTCCCTGCTGAAGACGGACGGCGCCTTCGTGAACGTCGGCGCCCCCGAGGAGCCCGTCAAGCTCAACCTCTTCTCGGTGATCGGCGGCCGCAAGACCCTCGCCGGCTCCAACATCGGCGGCATCCAGGAGACCCAGGACATGCTGGACTTCTGCGCCGAGCACGGCTTCGGCGCGGAGATCGAGCTGATCAGCGCGTCCGAGATCAACGAGGCGTACGAGCGGGTGCTGAACAGCGACGTGCGGTACCGGTTCGTGATCGACACGGCGACGATCTGA
- a CDS encoding iron ABC transporter permease codes for MPWFGPPLEIPFGALTSLVGGPYLLWLLGRGDSRTAAR; via the coding sequence GTGCCTTGGTTCGGCCCGCCGCTGGAGATCCCGTTCGGGGCGCTCACGTCCCTCGTCGGTGGGCCGTATCTGCTGTGGCTGCTGGGGCGTGGGGACAGCCGTACGGCGGCACGCTGA
- a CDS encoding AI-2E family transporter, which translates to MTATLSSTKARAALRTSARVSAELLLILVMLAVTLWLLGRMWSVVWPLIIGLLLTTLTWPLARFLRRHGWKPALAASAVTVLFLLVAAGVVALIAVPVASQSGELTDGVVEGIEKLREWAAGPPLNFGDADINKAFDTAVARAQDGLGSMVGTVVTGVGTVVNGLVTAVLSLFLMFFFLKDGPRFLPWLARQLPGRFATDVPTVAARGWDTLGSFVRSQAAVGLLDAVLIGLGLWILGVPLVLPLAVLTFVSAFVPIIGALFAGFVAVLIALVSNGLTDALIVLVIIVVVQQLEGNVFQPMIQGRGLGLHAAVILLAVTLGGGLAGIVGSLLAVPIAALIAVVWNYVCEQLSEPSQEPGIDEPDAGAPVPS; encoded by the coding sequence GTGACTGCCACGTTGAGTTCCACGAAAGCCCGCGCCGCGCTCCGCACCTCGGCGCGTGTCTCCGCTGAGTTGCTGTTGATATTGGTGATGCTGGCGGTGACGCTGTGGCTTCTGGGACGAATGTGGTCGGTCGTCTGGCCCCTCATAATCGGCCTGCTGCTGACGACACTGACCTGGCCCCTGGCTCGTTTCCTGCGTCGTCACGGGTGGAAACCCGCCCTCGCCGCGTCGGCGGTGACCGTGCTGTTCCTCCTGGTCGCGGCGGGCGTCGTGGCGTTGATCGCAGTACCGGTGGCGTCCCAGTCCGGCGAGCTGACCGACGGCGTGGTCGAAGGCATCGAGAAACTGCGCGAGTGGGCCGCCGGGCCGCCGTTGAACTTCGGGGACGCCGACATCAACAAGGCCTTCGACACCGCGGTCGCCCGGGCTCAGGACGGCCTCGGCAGCATGGTCGGTACTGTCGTCACGGGAGTGGGCACCGTGGTGAACGGCCTGGTCACCGCGGTTCTGTCGCTCTTCCTGATGTTCTTCTTCCTCAAGGACGGCCCGCGGTTCCTGCCGTGGCTCGCCCGTCAGCTGCCCGGGCGGTTCGCCACCGACGTTCCGACCGTGGCCGCGCGCGGCTGGGACACCCTGGGCTCGTTCGTGCGCTCGCAGGCGGCCGTCGGTCTGCTCGACGCCGTCCTGATCGGCCTGGGCCTGTGGATTCTGGGGGTACCGCTGGTGCTCCCGCTGGCGGTGCTGACCTTCGTCTCCGCGTTCGTGCCGATCATCGGCGCCCTGTTCGCCGGTTTCGTCGCGGTGCTCATCGCGCTGGTCTCCAACGGCTTGACGGACGCGCTGATCGTGCTGGTCATCATCGTCGTGGTGCAGCAGCTGGAAGGCAACGTGTTCCAGCCCATGATCCAAGGTCGGGGGCTCGGCCTCCATGCGGCTGTGATCCTGCTGGCGGTGACGTTGGGCGGCGGTCTGGCCGGCATCGTGGGCAGTCTGCTGGCCGTACCGATCGCCGCACTGATCGCGGTGGTCTGGAACTACGTGTGCGAGCAGCTCAGCGAGCCGTCACAGGAACCGGGGATCGACGAGCCGGACGCCGGCGCCCCCGTCCCGTCGTAG
- a CDS encoding DUF4389 domain-containing protein, which produces MIPVTVSPVRLEASLDPRLSRWLWLVKWLLAVPHYIVLFFLWIAFAFVTIIAFFAILFTARYPRSLFDFNVGVLRWNWRVSYYAHTALGTDRYPPFTLAEVADYPAHLDVAYPERLSRGLVLVKWWLLAIPQYIVVGMFVGGWGWGREGGEGWYDGGLIPFLSLVAVIILAVTARYPVHLFDFLLGLARWVVRVTAYAALMTDAYPPFRLDMGGQASPLTKTPASGYGR; this is translated from the coding sequence ATGATTCCCGTCACCGTGTCACCTGTGCGTCTCGAGGCGTCTCTCGATCCCCGGCTGTCCAGATGGCTGTGGCTGGTGAAGTGGCTTCTCGCCGTCCCGCACTACATCGTGCTGTTCTTCCTGTGGATCGCGTTCGCCTTCGTGACGATCATCGCGTTCTTCGCCATCCTGTTCACCGCCCGATACCCCCGGTCCCTCTTCGACTTCAATGTCGGCGTACTGCGCTGGAACTGGCGTGTCAGCTATTACGCCCACACCGCGCTCGGCACCGACCGATACCCGCCGTTCACCCTCGCGGAGGTAGCCGACTATCCAGCGCATCTCGACGTCGCCTATCCCGAGCGTCTCTCCCGCGGACTGGTCCTGGTGAAGTGGTGGCTGCTGGCGATCCCGCAGTACATCGTCGTCGGAATGTTCGTCGGCGGCTGGGGATGGGGCCGGGAGGGAGGGGAGGGTTGGTATGACGGCGGCCTGATTCCGTTCCTCTCGCTGGTCGCCGTGATCATCCTGGCGGTTACCGCCCGTTACCCGGTTCACCTTTTCGACTTCTTGCTCGGCCTCGCGCGCTGGGTTGTGCGGGTGACTGCCTATGCCGCGCTGATGACCGACGCGTACCCGCCGTTCCGTCTCGACATGGGCGGGCAGGCCTCCCCGCTGACAAAAACGCCAGCGAGCGGTTACGGTCGGTAG
- a CDS encoding VOC family protein: MTVQLNHTIVAAHDKHASARFLADILGLEVSPQYGPFIPVEIPNGVTLDYLDSPGDITPQHYAFLVSEDDFDTIFARIREAGLTYWADPYHRRPGEINRNDGGRGAYFDDPNGHNLEILTRPYGSGS, from the coding sequence ATGACCGTTCAGCTGAATCACACCATCGTCGCCGCACACGACAAGCACGCCTCGGCCCGCTTCCTGGCCGACATCCTGGGACTGGAAGTGAGCCCGCAGTACGGCCCCTTCATCCCGGTCGAGATACCGAACGGCGTGACCCTCGACTACCTGGACTCGCCCGGCGACATCACACCGCAGCACTACGCCTTCCTCGTCTCCGAGGACGACTTCGACACGATCTTCGCCCGCATCCGGGAGGCCGGCCTGACCTACTGGGCGGACCCGTACCACCGCCGCCCCGGCGAGATCAACCGCAACGACGGCGGCCGGGGCGCGTACTTCGACGACCCGAACGGCCACAACCTGGAGATCCTGACGAGGCCGTACGGCAGCGGATCCTGA
- a CDS encoding DUF5829 family protein, giving the protein MILVLAVVLTGAFGGGATAAAAEESRPATGRQLLYYNHAYAVLDRETADAIEHSAYLRTFANFQVRTTTGAGGQTWTGRYLLGRETYLELFGVGDLPGQDGLLGSAGMGVSTERAGDMGAMLGRLRDQGVADPVEFRQTRDFGDGVPVPWFDAVFTTDQYDAFGAWGMEYLPEYFADPRGNTEPADYPGDVGRERYLSDDYRDHLMRDVTSVHLGVTARDLANTVPLLRAGGFVVRSVTGGSPAGDGGGVVAHRGGTTLRFDAVPRDQVGLRQVEFSLNGAVPHVHEERIGRSTLAVGPGTRAVWTFGDTE; this is encoded by the coding sequence ATGATCCTGGTTCTCGCTGTGGTCCTCACCGGAGCCTTCGGGGGTGGTGCGACAGCCGCGGCGGCCGAGGAGAGCCGGCCCGCGACCGGCCGGCAGCTGCTGTACTACAACCACGCCTACGCGGTGCTCGACCGCGAGACCGCCGACGCCATCGAGCACTCCGCCTATCTGCGGACCTTCGCCAACTTCCAGGTGCGCACCACGACCGGTGCCGGTGGGCAGACCTGGACCGGCCGCTATCTCCTGGGCCGCGAGACCTACCTCGAACTGTTCGGGGTCGGCGATCTGCCCGGCCAGGACGGCCTGCTCGGCTCCGCCGGGATGGGTGTGTCGACGGAGCGGGCCGGGGACATGGGCGCGATGCTCGGGCGGCTGCGGGACCAAGGGGTGGCGGATCCGGTCGAGTTCCGGCAGACGCGGGACTTCGGCGACGGCGTGCCGGTGCCGTGGTTCGACGCCGTCTTCACCACCGATCAGTACGACGCGTTCGGGGCCTGGGGGATGGAGTACCTGCCGGAGTACTTCGCCGACCCGCGCGGCAACACCGAGCCGGCCGACTACCCCGGTGACGTCGGCCGGGAGCGGTACCTGTCCGACGACTACCGCGATCACCTGATGCGGGACGTGACGTCCGTCCACCTCGGGGTCACCGCACGCGACCTCGCCAACACCGTGCCGTTGCTGCGCGCCGGCGGGTTCGTCGTCCGGTCCGTGACGGGCGGGTCCCCGGCGGGCGACGGTGGTGGCGTGGTGGCGCACCGAGGCGGTACGACGCTCCGGTTCGACGCCGTACCGCGCGACCAAGTGGGTCTACGGCAGGTCGAGTTCTCGCTCAACGGGGCCGTCCCGCACGTTCACGAGGAGCGGATCGGCCGGTCGACGCTCGCTGTCGGGCCGGGCACCCGGGCGGTGTGGACGTTCGGCGACACCGAGTAG
- a CDS encoding serine hydrolase domain-containing protein, with protein sequence MADIQGSYDDLFTAVPGALAALLDDGDAGASVAVFVDGEPVVDVWGGFAGADRTTPWQRDTIVNVWSVTKTMTALCALVLADRGELDLAAPVARYWPEFAAAGKEKVLVRHLLAHTAGLPDWDGPVDELYDWPTVTARLAARAPRWEPGTAAGYHSITQGFLVGEVVRRITGRSLGEFFADEVAGPLGADFHIGLPAEDDHRVALTVPPPSRDEDYTASATGDDANPAAGTGIRVRDGNGVAWRRAQIPAASGFGNARSVALVQSVMACSGAVRGVRLLSRAGCDRAWEEQFSGEDRILGRPMRYGLGYGMFGTTYGWGGWGGSLVMIEPDARMAVAYVTNQMREPADDTRGLEIVMAAYDGLKGLRA encoded by the coding sequence ATGGCCGACATCCAGGGCTCATACGATGATCTGTTCACCGCCGTTCCCGGTGCGCTGGCGGCGTTGCTGGACGACGGAGACGCCGGCGCCTCGGTGGCGGTCTTCGTGGACGGTGAGCCGGTGGTGGACGTGTGGGGCGGGTTCGCCGGCGCGGACCGCACGACACCGTGGCAGCGGGACACGATCGTCAATGTCTGGTCCGTCACCAAGACGATGACGGCGCTGTGCGCGCTTGTCCTCGCCGACCGTGGTGAGCTCGACCTGGCCGCGCCGGTCGCCCGGTACTGGCCGGAGTTCGCCGCGGCCGGCAAGGAGAAGGTGCTGGTGCGGCACCTGCTCGCGCACACCGCCGGCTTGCCCGACTGGGACGGGCCGGTGGACGAGCTCTACGACTGGCCCACCGTCACGGCGCGGCTGGCCGCGCGGGCTCCGCGATGGGAACCCGGCACCGCCGCCGGATACCACTCGATCACTCAGGGCTTCCTGGTGGGCGAGGTCGTACGCCGGATCACCGGCCGGAGCCTGGGCGAGTTCTTCGCCGACGAGGTGGCCGGGCCGTTGGGCGCGGACTTCCACATCGGGCTGCCGGCCGAGGACGACCACCGGGTGGCGCTCACGGTGCCGCCACCGTCCCGGGACGAGGACTACACCGCGAGCGCGACCGGTGACGACGCGAACCCGGCCGCCGGAACCGGGATACGGGTCCGCGACGGCAACGGCGTGGCCTGGCGTCGCGCGCAGATTCCCGCGGCGAGCGGATTCGGCAATGCCCGCTCGGTCGCCCTGGTGCAGTCGGTGATGGCCTGCTCAGGTGCGGTGCGCGGGGTGCGGCTGCTGTCGCGGGCGGGCTGTGACCGTGCGTGGGAGGAGCAGTTCAGCGGCGAGGACCGCATCCTGGGCAGGCCGATGCGCTACGGCCTGGGCTACGGGATGTTCGGCACCACCTACGGGTGGGGCGGCTGGGGCGGCTCGTTGGTCATGATCGAGCCGGACGCCCGGATGGCGGTGGCGTACGTGACGAACCAGATGCGCGAACCCGCCGACGACACCCGGGGACTGGAGATCGTGATGGCCGCCTACGACGGGCTCAAGGGGCTGCGGGCCTGA
- the msrA gene encoding peptide-methionine (S)-S-oxide reductase MsrA, translated as MFLHSRTPQLPSPEQALSGRPEPAFTVPDRHTVLGNPLLGPYPEGLEVADFGLGCFWGAERKFWQLPAGVWTTLVGYQGGYTEHPTYEEVCSGLTGHTEVVRVVHDPKLVSYERLLKTFWESHDPTQGFRQGNDVGTQYRSAIYTHSPEQAATAESSREAYQKVLTGAGHGTITTEILPAQGRAFYPAEGYHQQYLSSSKNPNGYCGLGGTGVSCPIGVARAEG; from the coding sequence ATGTTCCTGCACAGCCGTACGCCCCAGCTGCCGAGCCCCGAGCAGGCTCTGTCCGGCCGCCCGGAGCCGGCCTTCACGGTCCCCGACCGCCACACCGTCCTCGGCAACCCGCTGCTCGGCCCCTACCCCGAGGGCCTGGAGGTCGCCGACTTCGGCCTGGGCTGCTTCTGGGGCGCCGAGCGCAAGTTCTGGCAGCTCCCGGCGGGCGTCTGGACGACGCTGGTCGGCTACCAGGGCGGCTACACCGAGCACCCCACCTACGAGGAGGTCTGCTCGGGCCTGACCGGCCACACGGAGGTGGTCCGTGTGGTCCACGACCCGAAGCTCGTCTCGTACGAACGCCTCCTGAAGACCTTCTGGGAGTCCCACGACCCCACGCAGGGCTTCCGCCAGGGCAACGACGTCGGCACGCAGTACCGCTCGGCGATCTACACCCACTCGCCCGAGCAGGCAGCGACGGCCGAGTCCTCCCGCGAGGCCTACCAGAAGGTCCTGACGGGCGCGGGCCACGGCACGATCACGACGGAGATCCTCCCGGCTCAGGGCCGCGCGTTCTATCCGGCGGAGGGGTATCACCAGCAGTATCTTTCAAGCAGCAAAAACCCGAACGGGTACTGCGGCCTGGGCGGGACCGGGGTGTCCTGCCCGATCGGTGTCGCCCGCGCAGAGGGCTAA
- a CDS encoding cystathionine gamma-synthase: MSDRHISQHFETLAIHAGNTADPLTGAVVPPIYQVSTYKQDGVGGLRGGYEYSRSANPTRTALEENLAALEGGRRGLAFASGLAAEDCLLRTLLSPGDHVVIPNDAYGGTFRLFAKVVSRWGVEWSVADTSDPAAVRAAITPKTKAVWVETPSNPLLGVTDIAAVAQIARDAGAKLVVDNTFATPYLQQPLSLGADVVVHSLTKYMGGHSDVVGGALIVDDVDLGEELAYHQNAMGAVAGPFDSWLVLRGTKTLSVRMDRHSENATKIAEMLTRHARVTRVLYPGLPEHPGHEVAAKQMRSFGGMVSFQVEGGEEAAVEVCNRAKVFTLGESLGGVESLIEHPGRMTHASAAGSALEVPADLVRLSVGIENVDDLLEDLQRALG; encoded by the coding sequence ATGAGCGACAGGCACATCAGTCAGCACTTCGAGACTCTCGCGATCCATGCGGGCAACACCGCCGACCCCCTGACCGGCGCGGTCGTCCCGCCGATCTACCAGGTCTCGACCTACAAGCAGGACGGCGTCGGAGGCCTGCGCGGCGGCTACGAGTACAGCCGCAGCGCCAACCCGACCAGGACCGCCCTGGAGGAGAACCTCGCAGCCCTCGAGGGCGGCCGCCGGGGCCTCGCGTTCGCGTCCGGACTGGCGGCCGAGGACTGCCTGTTGCGTACGCTGCTCAGTCCCGGCGACCACGTGGTCATCCCCAACGACGCGTACGGCGGCACGTTCCGTCTCTTCGCCAAGGTGGTCTCCCGGTGGGGCGTGGAGTGGTCGGTCGCCGACACCAGCGACCCGGCCGCCGTTCGAGCCGCCATCACCCCGAAGACCAAGGCCGTGTGGGTGGAGACCCCCTCCAACCCGCTGCTCGGCGTCACCGACATCGCCGCCGTCGCCCAGATCGCCCGGGACGCGGGCGCGAAGCTCGTCGTCGACAACACCTTCGCCACGCCGTACCTCCAGCAGCCGCTCTCTCTCGGCGCGGACGTCGTGGTGCACTCGCTGACCAAGTACATGGGCGGCCACTCGGACGTCGTCGGCGGCGCGCTGATCGTCGACGACGTGGATCTGGGCGAGGAACTGGCGTACCACCAGAACGCGATGGGCGCGGTCGCCGGGCCCTTCGACTCCTGGCTGGTGCTGCGCGGCACGAAGACGCTGTCGGTGCGCATGGACCGGCACAGCGAGAACGCCACGAAGATCGCCGAGATGCTGACCCGGCACGCGCGCGTGACGCGGGTGCTGTACCCGGGGCTGCCGGAGCACCCCGGCCACGAGGTCGCCGCCAAGCAGATGAGGTCGTTCGGCGGCATGGTCTCCTTCCAGGTCGAGGGCGGCGAGGAGGCGGCCGTCGAGGTCTGCAACCGCGCCAAGGTGTTCACGCTCGGGGAGTCCCTCGGCGGTGTCGAGTCCCTCATCGAGCACCCCGGCCGCATGACGCACGCCTCCGCTGCCGGCTCGGCCCTGGAGGTACCCGCCGACCTCGTACGCCTCTCCGTGGGCATCGAGAACGTCGACGACCTGCTGGAGGACCTTCAGCGGGCGCTCGGCTAG